One window of Trichoderma breve strain T069 chromosome 3, whole genome shotgun sequence genomic DNA carries:
- a CDS encoding EF-hand domain-containing protein produces MSLSTTFKPSPLGYGSPPSVRNSPFRRADPPASPSPLRQITPTSSPTKAAPTTPSRTSRLARPTTPTATSDVPETPEREKTPGMTTPTKVSPPSWKHGSKLAVGGSLGGSSALSQLQPTQVRTLRDGFQILDRDCDGIVNREDVADMLGQLGLPSGSSDIGRFFPPSKPQTMTLAAFLNSLAESLAVLSPSTELLSAFSAFDEDDSGQIDWAELRDALLNTPPEAGQSALSAAEVDKVVEGFTGRRAFNRNMNAHLSARRGEVFKYQEFVHSIMGSNGGSEGGSHERSEE; encoded by the exons ATG TCTTTGTCAACAACGTTCAAGCCCTCTCCCCTGGGTTACGGATCGCCTCCCAGCGTTCGAAACTCTCCATTCCGCCGGGCCGACCCGCCTGCATCGCCTTCACCACTCCGACAAATAACACCAACGAGCTCGCCTACTAAAGCCGCCCCGACGACGCCCAGCAGAACGTCGAGGCTCGCGAGACCAACGACACCGACAGCCACCAGCGACGTCCCCGAGACCCCAGAGCGAGAGAAGACACCAGGCATGACTACTCCCACAAAGGTTTCACCACCTTCGTGGAAGCATGGGTCAAAGTTAGCAGTGGGCGGCTcccttggcggcagcagtgCTCTCTCACAGCTTCAGCCTACTCAGGTCAGGACTCTGAGAGATGGATTTCAGATTTTGGATCGAGATTGCGACGGCATTGTCAATAGAGAGGATGTGGCCGACATGCTTGGTCAACTTG GCCTCCCTTCAGGCTCCTCCGACATAGGACGCTTCTTCCCGCCATCAAAACCACAAACCATGACGCTAGCCGCTTTCCTCAATTCTCTGGCGGAATCCCTGGCGGTGCTGTCACCAAGCACCGAGCTCTTATCTGCGTTCTCGGCctttgacgaggacgacaGCGGTCAGATCGACTGGGCGGAGCTGAGGGATGCTCTGCTCAACACACCGCCGGAAGCCGGGCAGTCGGCCCTCAGCGCTGCAGAAGTCGACAAGGTCGTCGAGGGGTTCACTGGTCGTCGAGCCTTCAACCGGAACATGAACGCACACTTATCGGCAAGAAGGGGCGAGGTGTTTAAATACCAGGAGTTTGTCCACTCAATCATGGGCTCCAACGGCGGGTCCGAAGGAGGGTCTCACGAGAGGTCCGAGGAGTAG
- a CDS encoding docking domain of afi1 for arf3 in vesicle trafficking domain-containing protein produces the protein MAAALPYASRSNGASSSQVSLPHHRRTSLSSFPPSRSPSQMSFHSRPSRSPHPPMAETDRTSDPSSKSKASSIGPSSQHSSLSAVRRTNEDSQPQRKLRAQYPRGSDANHVEYILVASFDIDRGPVMEHQYPVAITGDENMLAELMLPDQAHARNQDWTMFFLHKDSSPEDEDEERKEKARRKARRQRRRDKAAGLVPEDGAEGEDDDEEDDDDLDEDWDDDESSDDEPDDELEGPPLIYVLNLVNTKHDKSVKRGAIVKAMAICTRHPFLHIYKPLLLLALEEYFKSPVPETLSMLYESVNAMDLSLMPRLSLLERNLLLASDNKDLFVEKFERIIQMRMAEDRAETATEGSGERSQSPQFTGGISRAGTKAHVEGGGQSTYSVARDTHEFESKVMYKGIPIPIKVPTAVMPETVGDFSLIKLIQNFSEAHAKSPQPFPLHPHLTTNGINTHPIIVLMNGLLTQKRIIFLGHNMPSGDVAEAVLAACALVSGGILRGFTRHAFPYTDLTKVDDLLNVPGFIAGVTNPTFELHPEWWDVLCDLPSGRVKISSKIEMAPVTEGLIYFQQQHPTLSNTASGVSNNAQDLTGDAAFMSDILRSIAARHGERVIRAKWRGWVNKFTRIAAQFEESVYNASALYIGGQDQDLALPGASGHGYVWADDTAKFKELAGNVTRIEGWRNTRSYYSYIQDLARIYTFRPLKGLDLAHMHDRLRMQRLTPAQSKDIYLTLSKHIHSYEEICLLLDVAPESHAGLFYIALGLFHKDREVRLRTADLLERISEHEAGQHWWKSLSQFEKLAYKRIRRETEAEMRTKGEKDGLVLSPVMEKLMS, from the exons ATGGCCGCAGCTCTCCCCTATGCCTCGCGCTCGAATGGCGCCAGCAGCTCCCAAGTTTCGCTGCCTCACCATCGCCGAACTTCTCTTTCTTCGTTTCCCCCGTCACGCTCGCCGTCGCAAATGTCCTTCCATTCACGCCCATCAAGGTCGCCGCACCCGCCCATGGCCGAAACAGATCGGACTTCGGACCCGAGCTCAAAGTCCAAGGCCTCTTCAATCGGACCATCTTCGCAACATTCGTCTCTGTCCGCAGTGCGTCGAACCAATGAGGATTCACAGCCGCAGAGGAAGCTCCGAGCACAATATCCTCGCGGATCCGACGCCAACCATGTCGAGTATATCCTGGTGGCGTCGTTTGATATCGATCGAGGCCCGGTGATGGAGCACCAGTACCCTGTCGCCATCACCGGAGACGAGAACATGTTGGCCGAGTTGATGCTTCCAGATCAGGCCCACGCGCGTAACCAGGATTGGACCATGTTCTTCCTGCACAAGGACTCTTcgccagaagatgaagacgaagaacgCAAGGAAAAGGCTAGGAGGAAAGCTCGGAGGCAGAGACGGCGAGATAAAGCAGCGGGGCTGGTCCCTGAGGATGGAGCCGAgggcgaagacgacgatgaggaagacgacgacgacctAGATGAAGActgggatgacgatgaatcCTCAGATGATGAGCCCGACGACGAGTTAGAGGGCCCGCCGCTCATCTACGTCCTCAACCTGGTAAATACCAAGCACGACAAGTCTGTGAAGCGAGGAGCCatcgtcaaggccatggcaATTTGCACAAGACACCCTTTCTTGCATATATACAAG CCCCTCTTACTGCTCGCACTGGAAGAGTACTTCAAGTCGCCAGTGCCCGAGACTCTTTCCATGTTGTACGAATCGGTCAATGCGATGGACTTGTCTCTTATGCCCCGATTGAGCTTGCTGGAGAGGAACCTGCTACTAGCGAGCGACAACAAGGATTTGTTTGTGGAAAAATTCGAGCGCATTATCCAGATGCGCATGGCAGAAGACAGGGCAGAGACCGCTACTGAGGGGTCTGGAGAGAGGAGTCAGAGCCCGCAATTCACTGGCGGCATCTCGAGGGCTGGCACCAAGGCGCACGTCGAGGGCGGCGGGCAGTCGACATACTCTGTGGCCCGAGATACTCACGAGTTTGAGAGCAAAGTCATGTACAAGGGCATCCCCATCCCTATCAAGGTGCCCACCGCAGTCATGCCCGAGACTGTGGGAGACTTTTCTCTCATAAAGCTGATACAAAACTTTTCCGAGGCCCATGCCAAGTCGCCGCAGCCGTTCCCACTGCACCCGCATCTGACGACCAACGGGATCAATACGCACCCAATCATTGTGCTGATGAACGGGCTCCTCACGCAGAAGAGGATCATATTCTTGGGCCACAACATGCCCTCCGGTGACGTAGCTGAGGCAGTGCTTGCGGCATGTGCTCTCGTGTCCGGTGGCATCCTCCGGGGGTTTACCAGGCATGCGTTTCCCTACACCGACTTGACCAAGGTCGATGATCTGCTCAACGTGCCAGGGTTTATAGCCGGCGTTACCAACCCTACATTTGAGCTCCATCCAGAATGGTGGGACGTCCTGTGCGACTTGCCCAGCGGCCGCGTCAAGATCAGTAGCAAGATTGAGATGGCACCGGTTACTGAAGGACTAATTTActttcagcagcagcaccccACCCTCTCCAATACTGCCAGCGGCGTCTCCAACAACGCGCAGGACTTGACGGGGGATGCCGCCTTTATGTCAGATATTCTTAGGAGCATTGCTGCCAGGCACGGCGAGCGGGTCATACGAGCAAAGTGGCGCGGCTGGGTCAATAAGTTTACGAGAATTGCTGCCCAGTTTGAGGAGAGCGTATACAACGCATCTGCTCTGTACATTGgaggccaagaccaagactTGGCACTGCCGGGGGCCAGTGGTCATGGATATGTTTGGGCAGACGACACTGCGAAATTCAAGGAGCTAGCTGGCAATGTGACGAGGATTGAAGGGTGGCGCAACACACGTAGTTACTACAGCTACATTCAG GATCTCGCAAGAATATACACCTTCCGCCCGCTCAAGGGGTTAGACCTGGCCCACATGCACGACCGGCTTCGCATGCAGCGCCTGACACCAGCGCAGAGCAAGGATATCTATTTGACGCTATCCAAGCATATCCACTCGTATGAAGAGatttgcttgctgctggatgtGGCACCCGAGTCGCACGCTGGGCTCTTTTACATTgcgcttggcctcttccacaAGGACCGCGAGGTGCGTCTAAGGACGGCCGATCTGCTAGAGCGAATTTCCGAGCACGAGGCCGGGCAGCACTGGTGGAAGAGCCTCAGTCagtttgagaagctggcgtACAAGCGAATCCGGCGCGAGACTGAAGCCGAGATGAGGAcgaagggagagaaggacGGGCTGGTTCTCAGTCCTGTtatggagaagctgatgagcTGA
- a CDS encoding putative esterase domain-containing protein, translating to MASITTNASIASFGGRFLKLTHQSSVTGGPMNFTLFLPAGISESEPAPLLIYLSGLTCTPDNVTEKGFLHAHAAPLKLALLYPDTSPRGTNHPGEHDSWDFGSAASFYIDATQEPWAQNYKMETYITKELPELVFSQFKQLDPQRVSIAGHSMGGHGALTLFLKNPGKYKSVSAFSPVSNPSACPWGEKAFTGYLGADKEEWKKHDATELVKHWKGYLNALLDVGTADNFYKQRQLLPENFAEATKAAGIEGLQLRYQDGYDHSYFFISTFGEDHIKHHAKHLGLL from the exons ATGGcgagcatcaccaccaacgcCTCCATCGCCTCTTTTGGCGGCCGCTTCCTCAAGCTCACCCATCAGTCCTCCGTCACCGGCGGCCCCATGAACTTCACCCTCTTCCTGCCCGCCGGCATCTCCGAGTCCGAACCCGCGCCGCTGCTCATCTACCTCTCCGGCCTGACCTGCACCCCCGACAACGTCACCGAGAAGGGCTTCCTGCACGCCCACGCCGCGCCCCTCAAGCTCGCGCTTCTGTATCCCGACACGTCGCCCCGAGGCACGAATCACCCCGGCGAGCACGATTCCTGGGACTTTGGCAGCGCTGCGTCGTTTTACATTGATGCTACCCAGGAGCCGTGGGCGCAAAACTACAAGATGGAGACGTACATCACCAAGGAGCTGCCCGAGCTCGTCTTTTCGCAGTTTAAGCAGCTGGATCCGCAGCGTGTGTCTATTGCGGGCCACTCTATGGGCGGCCATGGAGCTTTGACGCTGTTTTTGAAGAATCCTGGCAAGTATAAGAGTGTCAGCGCGTTCTCGCCCGTTTCAAACCCGAGTGCGTGTCCGTGGGGAGAGAAGGCGTTTACCGGATATCTAGGGGCCGACAAGGAGGAGTGGAAAAAGCATGATGCGACGGAGCTAGTGAAGCACTGGAAGGGATATCTGAATGCTCTGCTTGACGTG GGCACCGCCGACAACTTTTACAAGCAGAGACAGCTTCTGCCCGAGAACTTTGCAgaggccaccaaggctgcGGGCATCGAGGGCCTGCAACTACGATACCAAGAC GGCTATGACCACTCatacttcttcatctcaaccTTTGGCGAGGACCATATTAAGCACCATGCCAAGCATCTGGGTTTGTTGTAA
- a CDS encoding RNA polymerase rpb6 domain-containing protein, translating to MSDFGDDDVSVGGDEPVLEEDEVGEFYEPEVHDDEDGEHANGDDQDNVVISGDPSAAANASKDKSVKDKKIPDDQRTTTPYMTKYERARILGTRALQISMNAPVLVDLEGETDPLQIAIKELREKKIPLIVRRYMPDGYYEDWTCEELLQ from the exons ATGTCTGAttttggcgatgatgacgtGAGCGTTGGCGG CGATGAGCCCGtgttggaagaagatgaggtgGGCGAATTCTATGAACCCGAGGTtcacgatgacgaagatggcgagcaCGCCAACGGCGACGACCAGGACAATGTTGTCATTTCTGGAGACCCCTCTGCGGCTGCGAATGCGTCGAAAGACAAGTccgtcaaggacaagaagattcCCGACGACCAGCGCACGACAACACCATACATGACAAAATACGAGAGGGCGCGTATTCTGGGCACGCGTGCCTTACAGATTAG CATGAACGCGCCGGTGTTGGTAGATCTCGAGGGTGAGACGGATCCTTTACAGATTGCGATCAAGGAGCTAcgcgagaagaagatcccTCTCATCGTACGAAGATATATGCCCGATGGATA CTACGAGGACTGGACCTGCGAAGAGCTTCTTCAATAG
- a CDS encoding ZIP zinc transporter domain-containing protein: MKLLARSIDNDTRGWILSAVSGLACVFGASIICVDVFVRLLPGKANFRIQDSNVFLACSLSLSFGVMLFSSLYSMLPESKEYFQQEGWSDQAAGLVMMAFFAGGFIGIQAVSRLVHQFMPSHVVDCDHSHGSPPDNKISDIAENGDGQPPTSEVTPLLSSEHVHTNPMLTRHTSEMVQRSGSPPPSARSRAITDDTVLYTRRQSTPGLRKRMMSFFWDTDCRCDESKRCYGYTDPCGQECFKHLSSRAASNTPSLRASTGHFHAHHSFHATHDHGDGDIHDMDEGDAEAQHHHHVPANAFLSIGLQTSIAIALHKFPEGFITYATNHVNPALGFNVFMALFVHNISEGFAMALPLYMALGSRWRAMAWSALLGGLSQPLGAAIAALWFKLANSTNISPSGVVYGCLFALTSGIMVSVGLQLFVESLSFNHNHNLCMLFAFLGMSMLGLSNALFAEH; the protein is encoded by the exons ATGAAGCTGCTGGCGAGGAGTATCGACAATGACACCAGGGGGTGGATCTTGTCCGCAGTGAGCGGTTTAG CTTGCGTCTTTGGCGCGTCCATAATATGCGTCGATGTCTTCGTGCGCCTCCTTCCGGGCAAGGCCAACTTTCGCATCCAAGACAGCAATGTCTTCCTCGCGTGCTCGCTGAGCTTGAGCTTTGGCGTCATG CTATTCTCTTCGCTCTACAGCATGCTCCCCGAGTCGAAAGAATACTTCCAGCAAGAAGGCTGGTCCGACCAAGCTGCTGGCCTCGTCATGATGGCCTTCTTTGCCGGAGGTTTCATTGGCATCCAGGCCGTCTCGAGACTCGTCCACCAGTTTATGCCCTCCCACGTCGTCGACTGCGATCATAGCCATGGCAGT CCGCCCGACAACAAAATTTCCGACATTGCTGAGAATGGTGATGGCCAGCCTCCCACAAGCGAGGTGACTCCTCTGCTCAGCTCGGAGCATGTTCATACCAACCCGATGTTGACTCGCCATACTTCCGAAATGGTGCAGCGTTCCGGCAGCCCTCCGCCGTCTGCCCGCAGCCGTGCCATTACCGACGATACCGTGCTCTACACTAGACGCCAATCCACACCTGGGCTTCGGAAGCGGATGATGTCCTTTTTCTGGGATACAGATTGTCGCTGTGATGAGTCCAAACGGTGCTATGGATATACTGATCCTTGTGGACAGGAGTGTTTCAAGCACTTGAGCAGCCGCGCCGCAAGCAACACCCCCTCCCTGCGCGCAAGCACTGGGCATTTCCACGCACACCACTCATTCCACGCCACTCATGATCACGGCGACGGAGATATTCATGAC ATGGACGAGGGCGATGCCGAAgcccagcatcatcaccacgtCCCAGCTAACGCCTTTCTTTCTATTGGATTGCAAACGTCCATAGCCATAGCTCTCCACAAGTTCCCAGAAGGCTTCATCACCTACGCTACGAACCACGTCAACCCGGCCCTGGGCTTCAACgtcttcatggccttgttCGTCCACAACATCTCTGAGGGCTTTGCCATGGCTTTGCCTCTTTATATGGCTCTTGGTTCCCGCTGGCGGGCCATGGCCTGGTCGGCTCTCCTTGGTGGCCTGTCTCAGCCCCTTGGCGCGGCTATTGCCGCCCTGTGGTTCAAGCTTGCTAACAGTACCAACATCTCGCCGAGCGGAGTTGTGTACGGGTGTCTTTTCGCACTCACTTCGGGCATCATGGTCAGTGTTGGACTGCAGCTCTTTGTCGAAAGCCTGAGTTTTAATCACAACCATAACCTGTGTAtgctctttgctttcttggGCATGTCTATGCTGGGCCTCAGCAACGCCTTGTTTGCGGAGCACTGA